One region of Duncaniella freteri genomic DNA includes:
- a CDS encoding conjugal transfer protein TraO: MRKAMIIFAAMLALFTGQAMAQRTLPGMRSVEVKANMVDGFYTGSARNCGYSFGVYYSVFKGNNAHEWVFGGEYLQTYKSYGEKGRIPVAEFTGEAEYNLHLYSNYTQFFHLYGGISALAGYETVNWGKTLLSDGATLHNSDAFIYGGAVNIQADFYLSDRIALTANLKERFIFGNSTGHCHFSYGLGIRIMMD, translated from the coding sequence ATGAGAAAAGCGATGATAATTTTCGCTGCCATGCTTGCCCTTTTCACAGGGCAGGCAATGGCTCAGCGAACACTTCCCGGCATGAGGTCGGTAGAAGTCAAGGCGAATATGGTTGACGGTTTCTATACCGGCTCAGCCCGCAATTGTGGCTATTCTTTCGGTGTCTATTACTCCGTTTTCAAAGGCAACAATGCCCACGAATGGGTCTTCGGGGGTGAGTATCTCCAAACCTATAAGTCTTACGGCGAGAAAGGTCGTATCCCCGTAGCTGAATTTACTGGCGAAGCAGAATATAATCTCCACCTTTACAGCAACTATACACAGTTCTTTCACCTTTATGGAGGAATCTCAGCTCTTGCCGGATATGAGACGGTCAACTGGGGTAAGACACTTTTATCCGACGGTGCAACACTCCACAACTCGGACGCCTTTATCTATGGTGGAGCAGTCAACATTCAGGCTGACTTCTATCTCTCAGACAGAATCGCCCTCACCGCCAACCTCAAAGAGAGATTCATTTTCGGTAACTCAACGGGACACTGCCATTTCTCCTACGGACTGGGCATTAGAATTATGATGGACTAA
- the traM gene encoding conjugative transposon protein TraM produces MTFEELKTKVNGWFQPKNEAERAKLKKYAIVFPAMFLTFIVALWLIFGSGFSSDMTDTSNANMELPDGDNAEIEGNKLKAMEAKALEDEKHRQDSVVQTFTEMADTMPTNISEEPTAIESSAQAYQSVQASLEDFYIPEDQSAAQVAELQARIDELEMQNAYAQQQTQQPNEVELMEKSYQLAAQYFSTGNGSQQAVIVDEPEKERKVMPVNQVNRNVVSSLSAATSERSFSTAVGGKRQNFKNTISACIASDQSVIDGQSVKLRTLEPMWIGNSLLPKNTTVVGSARLQGERLEITIESIEALGCIMEVDLAVYDSDGQEGINIPNSMESDALKEIGANMGSTVGSSINISTNAGAQIVSDVGRGLLNGVGQYLTKKVRQVKVHLKSGYKVMLKQVEQ; encoded by the coding sequence ATGACATTTGAAGAACTGAAAACGAAAGTCAATGGCTGGTTTCAGCCGAAAAATGAGGCTGAGAGAGCCAAACTTAAAAAGTATGCCATTGTATTTCCCGCGATGTTCCTGACATTCATAGTTGCCCTTTGGTTAATTTTCGGCAGTGGATTCTCGTCAGACATGACCGACACAAGCAACGCCAATATGGAGCTGCCGGATGGTGACAATGCCGAAATTGAAGGGAACAAACTCAAAGCAATGGAGGCTAAGGCACTTGAAGATGAAAAGCACCGACAGGATAGCGTAGTCCAGACATTCACTGAAATGGCGGATACGATGCCGACAAATATTTCAGAAGAGCCGACTGCAATAGAGTCATCGGCACAGGCATACCAGTCAGTCCAAGCGTCACTTGAAGATTTTTATATTCCCGAAGACCAGTCTGCGGCACAGGTCGCAGAACTTCAAGCGAGGATTGATGAACTGGAAATGCAGAATGCCTACGCCCAGCAGCAGACTCAGCAGCCCAATGAAGTGGAGCTGATGGAGAAGTCTTATCAGTTGGCGGCGCAGTATTTCAGCACCGGCAATGGCAGTCAGCAGGCGGTCATAGTTGATGAACCCGAGAAAGAGCGTAAGGTTATGCCCGTGAATCAGGTCAACCGTAATGTGGTTTCCTCTCTCAGTGCGGCAACATCTGAACGGTCATTCTCTACCGCTGTCGGCGGCAAGCGTCAGAATTTCAAGAATACCATTTCAGCGTGCATAGCCTCTGACCAGTCGGTAATTGACGGTCAGAGCGTGAAACTGAGAACCCTTGAACCTATGTGGATAGGCAACTCGCTGTTGCCAAAGAATACAACCGTTGTCGGCTCGGCACGATTGCAAGGAGAACGCCTTGAAATCACGATTGAAAGCATTGAGGCATTAGGTTGTATCATGGAGGTTGACCTCGCTGTCTATGACTCCGATGGTCAGGAGGGTATCAACATACCCAACTCTATGGAGTCTGACGCACTGAAAGAAATCGGAGCCAATATGGGGAGCACCGTCGGCAGTTCAATCAACATATCCACCAATGCCGGAGCGCAGATTGTCTCCGACGTGGGTCGAGGCTTACTCAACGGCGTAGGTCAATATCTTACCAAGAAAGTCCGGCAGGTGAAAGTTCATCTGAAATCCGGCTACAAAGTGATGCTCAAACAGGTTGAGCAGTAA
- a CDS encoding TraL conjugative transposon family protein: protein MRVLSKVRDTIYNKVWHTPKGKLRNFLRCKCDNIPQKRRLTIVGVFFGLFVLIAFLLFGNACYHIGLGQARQHIDEIKHIKAVELPASTEKQSLPTFDDI from the coding sequence GTGAGAGTTTTATCAAAAGTACGCGACACCATATATAATAAGGTGTGGCACACTCCCAAAGGGAAATTGAGAAATTTCCTTAGATGCAAATGTGATAATATACCGCAGAAACGACGGTTGACAATCGTGGGTGTATTCTTCGGATTGTTTGTCCTCATCGCATTTCTATTGTTCGGCAATGCCTGTTACCACATAGGACTGGGGCAAGCCCGTCAGCACATTGATGAGATAAAGCATATAAAGGCAGTGGAGTTACCAGCTTCAACTGAAAAACAGTCACTACCAACATTTGATGACATTTGA
- the traK gene encoding conjugative transposon protein TraK, whose protein sequence is MEFKSLKNIESSFRQIRLFGIVFVAMCAVVVSVALVMVFNFAEKQREKIYVLDNGKSLMLALSQDMSQNRPAEAREHVRRFHELFFTLSPDKSAIEHNINRALILSDNSAYNYYSDFSEKGYYNRIISGNINQICQVDSVVCNFTNYPYTAVTYAKQKIIRQSNVTERSLITTCKLTNSSRSDDNPNGFIIEGFNILENKDISTIKR, encoded by the coding sequence ATGGAGTTCAAATCACTTAAAAACATAGAGTCATCTTTCCGTCAGATAAGGCTTTTCGGAATTGTATTTGTGGCTATGTGTGCGGTGGTTGTCTCGGTGGCTCTGGTTATGGTTTTCAACTTTGCTGAGAAGCAGCGTGAAAAAATCTATGTCCTTGACAATGGCAAGTCTTTGATGCTTGCCTTGTCACAGGATATGAGCCAGAACCGTCCGGCAGAGGCACGGGAGCATGTAAGACGTTTCCATGAATTGTTTTTCACTCTCTCGCCGGACAAATCAGCTATCGAACACAATATCAACCGCGCATTGATTCTCTCTGACAACAGCGCATACAATTACTACTCTGACTTCTCGGAAAAAGGTTACTATAACCGAATTATCTCCGGCAACATCAACCAGATATGTCAGGTGGACAGCGTTGTATGCAACTTCACCAACTATCCATACACGGCGGTGACTTATGCGAAGCAGAAAATCATTCGTCAGAGCAACGTGACTGAGCGCAGTCTTATAACAACCTGCAAGCTGACCAATTCGTCAAGATCAGATGACAATCCTAACGGCTTTATAATCGAGGGTTTCAATATCCTTGAAAATAAAGATATTTCCACAATCAAACGATAA
- the traJ gene encoding conjugative transposon protein TraJ, producing MDFSNLHTILRSLYDEMMPLCSDMAGVAQAIAGLGALFYVAYRIWQSLARAEPIDVFPLLRPFVIGFCIMFFPSVVLGTINAVMSPIVQGTASMLEGQTLDMQKYREEKDRLEYEQMMNDPSTAYLVDDAEFDRQIDELGVTEIGTAAGMYIERGMYKVKKAIQNFFRELLEMLFQAASLTIDTIRTFFLIVLAILGPIAFALSVWDGFQSTLTMWIQRYIQTYLWLPVADLFSTILAKIQVLMLQNDISELTNNPNADLDGTNTAYVIFMIIGIIGYFTIPTVAGWIIQAGGAGNYNRAVNNTAMQAGSMAGSVGGAVVGNVAGRAGKLLK from the coding sequence ATAGATTTCAGTAACCTTCACACAATCCTCCGCTCGCTCTATGATGAGATGATGCCACTTTGCTCAGATATGGCGGGCGTGGCACAGGCAATCGCCGGATTAGGCGCATTGTTCTATGTCGCCTACCGTATCTGGCAATCGCTGGCGAGAGCAGAACCGATTGATGTGTTCCCGTTGCTTCGCCCCTTTGTTATCGGCTTCTGCATAATGTTCTTCCCTTCGGTGGTACTTGGGACAATCAATGCGGTGATGTCGCCAATCGTTCAAGGAACAGCCTCGATGCTGGAGGGGCAAACTCTCGATATGCAAAAATACCGTGAGGAAAAAGACCGATTGGAATATGAGCAGATGATGAATGACCCGTCAACTGCCTACCTCGTCGATGATGCTGAGTTTGACCGTCAGATTGATGAACTCGGTGTTACGGAAATCGGTACAGCAGCCGGTATGTATATTGAGCGTGGAATGTATAAGGTCAAGAAAGCCATTCAGAACTTTTTCAGGGAATTACTTGAAATGCTCTTTCAAGCAGCCTCCCTTACGATAGACACAATAAGGACATTCTTCTTGATTGTGTTGGCAATACTCGGCCCGATTGCATTTGCCCTCTCGGTATGGGACGGCTTCCAGTCAACACTGACCATGTGGATCCAGCGATATATTCAGACTTATCTATGGTTGCCTGTGGCGGATTTGTTCAGTACCATTCTTGCCAAGATACAAGTTTTGATGCTTCAAAACGACATTTCAGAACTGACGAATAACCCCAATGCAGACCTCGACGGGACAAATACCGCGTATGTTATCTTTATGATTATTGGCATTATAGGTTACTTTACAATACCCACTGTGGCGGGGTGGATTATCCAAGCCGGCGGTGCCGGAAACTACAATCGGGCTGTCAACAATACAGCGATGCAAGCTGGTTCTATGGCCGGAAGTGTCGGAGGTGCAGTCGTGGGCAACGTGGCCGGCAGAGCCGGAAAACTATTAAAATGA
- a CDS encoding DUF4141 domain-containing protein, producing MKQLKFLIPIFAICLFLGTNKASAQWTVIDPSNIAQSIVNNSKSLVQESQTATHMVKNFQETVKIYQQAKKYYDALQSVNNLVRDARKVQQTILMLGNISGYYVNNFQKMLTDPNFTSSELSAIASGYTRILEEANGVLGDLKQVVNITTLSMTDKDRMDVVDNCYKEMKRLKNLTAYYTNKNISVSYLRAKKKADTQRVVNLYGDGSEKYW from the coding sequence ATGAAACAACTGAAATTTCTAATTCCGATATTTGCCATTTGCTTGTTTCTTGGAACAAATAAGGCAAGTGCCCAATGGACCGTAATAGACCCGTCCAACATTGCGCAGAGCATCGTAAACAACTCCAAATCACTCGTTCAAGAGTCGCAGACGGCGACCCACATGGTGAAAAATTTTCAGGAAACCGTGAAAATTTATCAGCAGGCGAAGAAATATTACGACGCTCTCCAGTCGGTCAACAATCTCGTCCGTGATGCCAGAAAGGTGCAGCAGACAATACTCATGCTCGGCAATATCTCCGGATACTATGTCAACAATTTCCAGAAGATGCTCACGGATCCAAACTTCACTTCCTCGGAACTGTCTGCAATAGCCTCCGGCTACACCCGGATATTGGAAGAAGCCAATGGTGTACTTGGAGATTTGAAACAGGTGGTTAACATTACCACTCTCTCCATGACCGACAAAGACCGTATGGATGTGGTGGATAACTGTTACAAGGAGATGAAGCGGTTGAAGAATCTGACCGCTTATTACACCAATAAGAACATCAGCGTCTCATATCTGAGGGCGAAAAAGAAAGCCGACACACAAAGGGTTGTAAACCTCTACGGCGACGGCAGTGAAAAATACTGGTAA
- a CDS encoding TraG family conjugative transposon ATPase yields the protein MRNILKATTLESKLPLLAVEHGCIISKDADVTVAFEVSLPELFTVTSAEYEAMHSAWCKAIKVLPHYTVVHKQDWFVSEKYKPELQKEDLSFLDCSFERHFNERPYLAHKCYLFLTKTTKERMRKQSNFSTLCRGRIMPKDLNHEMVVKFMESVEQFERIMNDSGYIKLQRLNDEDLIGTESTSGLIEKYMSLSMDDVTCLEDIDLSAKEMRIGDKLLCLHTLSDTEDLPAKVSTDNRYERLSTDRSDCRLSFASPVGLLLPCNHIYNQHLLIDDPDENLTRFEKTARNMNSLSKYSRSNAINKEWIDQYLNEAHSYGLISVRCHCNIMAWSDDAEELRRVKNDVGGQLATMGCMPRHNTIDCPTLFWAAMPGNEADFPAEESFYTFIEPAVCFFTAETNYRSSLSPFGIKMVDRLTGKPIHLDISDEPMKRGITTNRNKFILGPSGSGKSFFTNHFVRQYYEQGAHILLIDTGNSYEGLSNLIRNRTHDEDGVYFTYTEDNPISFNPFYTDDGVFDVEKKDSIKTLLLTLWKSEDDRVTKTESGELGSALSMFLDKMAKDRDIVPCFNSFYEFMRDDYRAEMANRPIPIYKQDFDIDNFLTTLRQYYHGGRFDFLLNSKANIDLLNKRFVVFEIDSIKDNRELFPVVTIIIMEAFINKMRRLKGIRKVLICEEAWKALSSANMAEYMKYLYKTVRKYFGEAVVVTQEVDDIISSPIVKETIINNSDCKILLDQRKYMNRFDQIQELLGLTDKEKSQILSINMANNPNRLYKEVWIGLGGTQSAVYATEVSGEEYYCYTTEETEKVEVQQRAAKLDGNLEMAIRMMAQQRRAGMT from the coding sequence ATGAGGAATATACTGAAAGCTACAACACTGGAGTCGAAGCTGCCGCTGTTGGCGGTCGAGCATGGCTGCATCATCTCAAAGGACGCGGATGTTACCGTGGCCTTTGAGGTGAGCCTCCCGGAATTATTCACTGTCACCTCTGCTGAATATGAAGCGATGCACTCCGCTTGGTGCAAGGCAATCAAGGTTTTGCCACACTATACGGTCGTACATAAGCAGGATTGGTTTGTTAGTGAGAAGTATAAGCCGGAACTACAAAAAGAGGATTTATCTTTTCTTGACTGTTCATTTGAACGCCACTTCAACGAGCGCCCATATCTCGCTCACAAGTGCTACCTCTTTCTGACGAAGACTACAAAGGAACGTATGCGCAAGCAATCGAACTTCTCCACCCTCTGCCGTGGACGTATAATGCCAAAGGACTTGAATCACGAAATGGTTGTGAAGTTCATGGAAAGCGTTGAGCAATTCGAGCGAATTATGAATGACAGCGGCTATATAAAACTCCAAAGGCTCAATGACGAAGACCTGATAGGCACTGAGTCAACCTCCGGCCTGATTGAGAAATATATGTCGCTCTCAATGGATGACGTCACTTGCTTAGAGGACATTGACCTATCGGCAAAAGAGATGAGAATCGGCGACAAGTTACTCTGCCTACATACCCTTTCAGACACTGAGGATTTGCCCGCAAAGGTCAGCACAGACAACAGATATGAGCGGTTATCAACTGACCGAAGCGACTGCCGGCTTTCTTTCGCTTCTCCCGTAGGGTTGCTGTTGCCTTGCAACCATATCTACAACCAGCATCTACTGATTGATGATCCTGACGAGAATCTGACGCGGTTTGAAAAGACGGCACGCAACATGAACTCCCTGTCAAAGTACAGCCGAAGCAACGCTATCAACAAAGAATGGATTGACCAATATCTCAATGAGGCTCACAGTTACGGACTGATTTCCGTGCGCTGCCATTGCAACATAATGGCTTGGAGCGATGATGCCGAGGAATTGAGGAGAGTCAAAAATGATGTTGGCGGTCAACTGGCGACAATGGGTTGTATGCCACGGCACAACACTATTGACTGCCCGACACTGTTTTGGGCTGCGATGCCCGGCAATGAGGCTGACTTCCCTGCGGAGGAATCATTCTATACATTCATCGAACCTGCCGTTTGCTTCTTCACTGCCGAAACAAACTACCGTTCTTCTCTCTCTCCATTCGGGATAAAGATGGTTGACCGACTCACTGGCAAACCTATCCACTTGGATATATCTGATGAGCCGATGAAGCGAGGTATAACCACCAACCGAAACAAGTTCATACTTGGTCCGTCAGGTAGTGGGAAGTCGTTCTTTACCAACCACTTTGTCCGACAATATTACGAACAGGGCGCGCATATCCTGCTGATTGATACGGGTAATTCCTACGAAGGTCTGAGCAACTTGATTCGCAACAGGACTCATGACGAAGATGGCGTGTACTTCACCTATACGGAGGATAACCCAATCTCTTTTAATCCGTTCTATACAGACGACGGAGTATTTGATGTGGAGAAGAAAGACTCAATCAAGACATTGCTGCTGACGCTCTGGAAATCGGAAGATGACAGAGTGACAAAGACAGAATCCGGCGAGCTTGGCTCTGCATTGTCTATGTTCCTCGATAAGATGGCAAAAGACCGCGACATTGTTCCATGTTTCAACTCATTCTATGAGTTCATGCGTGATGATTACCGTGCGGAAATGGCAAATCGCCCGATACCCATCTACAAACAGGATTTCGACATTGACAACTTCCTGACCACGCTACGGCAGTATTATCACGGTGGACGCTTCGACTTTCTGCTCAATTCCAAAGCCAATATAGACCTGCTCAACAAGCGGTTTGTTGTCTTCGAGATTGATTCGATCAAGGATAATAGAGAATTGTTTCCGGTGGTGACAATCATCATCATGGAGGCTTTCATCAACAAGATGCGCCGTCTGAAGGGTATCCGTAAAGTCCTTATCTGTGAGGAGGCTTGGAAGGCTCTATCCTCGGCAAATATGGCTGAGTACATGAAGTACCTCTACAAGACCGTCCGAAAGTATTTCGGTGAGGCTGTTGTTGTGACACAGGAGGTTGACGACATAATTTCGTCGCCGATTGTCAAGGAAACCATCATCAACAACTCCGACTGCAAGATACTTCTTGACCAGCGCAAATACATGAACCGCTTCGACCAGATTCAGGAATTGTTAGGTCTGACCGATAAGGAGAAATCCCAGATACTGAGTATCAATATGGCTAACAACCCCAACCGCTTATATAAAGAGGTGTGGATTGGACTCGGAGGAACACAATCGGCAGTCTATGCAACAGAAGTGTCTGGCGAGGAATACTATTGCTACACCACGGAGGAAACAGAAAAAGTTGAGGTGCAACAACGCGCCGCCAAACTCGATGGCAATCTTGAAATGGCAATCCGAATGATGGCACAGCAACGAAGGGCGGGTATGACATGA
- a CDS encoding DUF4133 domain-containing protein, with product MSEYSINKGIGRSVEYKGLKAQYLFIFAGGLLAMFVVFVIMYIAGISQWVCIGFGATGASFLVWLTFHLNGKYGQYGLMKLTSVKYRPRYIINRLRITRLIKHKT from the coding sequence ATGTCTGAGTATTCAATCAATAAGGGCATTGGCCGGTCGGTTGAGTACAAAGGTTTGAAAGCGCAATACCTGTTCATCTTCGCAGGAGGATTGCTTGCCATGTTCGTGGTGTTCGTCATCATGTATATCGCCGGAATCTCCCAATGGGTCTGCATAGGCTTCGGTGCGACAGGTGCGTCCTTTCTTGTCTGGCTCACATTCCACCTCAATGGCAAATACGGTCAGTACGGTCTGATGAAACTGACCTCGGTCAAATATCGACCACGATATATCATCAACCGTCTGCGCATAACACGATTGATAAAGCATAAAACATGA
- a CDS encoding DUF4134 domain-containing protein, translating to MNAPHRRRPIAAMLLLTAAIQMFAAGNGLSGINEATSMVTSYFDPGTKLVYAIGAVVGLIGGIKVYSKWSSGDPDTSKTAASWFGACIFLIVAATILRSFFL from the coding sequence ATGAACGCACCCCATCGCCGCCGTCCTATTGCCGCAATGCTTCTTCTGACGGCTGCAATCCAAATGTTCGCCGCCGGTAACGGTCTGAGTGGCATCAATGAAGCCACTTCAATGGTCACCTCCTATTTTGATCCGGGAACGAAACTGGTGTACGCAATCGGTGCTGTTGTCGGTCTCATCGGCGGCATCAAGGTTTACTCCAAATGGTCGAGTGGCGACCCCGACACGAGCAAGACTGCCGCCTCATGGTTCGGGGCCTGTATCTTCTTGATTGTAGCAGCCACAATCCTCCGCTCATTCTTCCTCTGA
- a CDS encoding DUF3408 domain-containing protein codes for MSHKVTIKVSPDIVEAEVKTADPEQVAYVSKYLTRSNCPTHVKVHVTAEVHRVLSLMVAANAQTGATIGGYLTAIVLDHFAKNADLMKRIFEDSREELFL; via the coding sequence ATGTCACATAAAGTAACAATCAAAGTCTCCCCCGACATTGTAGAGGCGGAGGTAAAAACGGCAGACCCTGAACAGGTAGCATACGTTAGCAAATATCTTACCCGCTCAAACTGCCCGACCCATGTCAAAGTTCATGTCACGGCGGAAGTCCACAGAGTGCTTTCGCTGATGGTTGCAGCAAACGCTCAGACAGGAGCGACAATCGGCGGGTATCTTACAGCCATCGTCCTCGACCACTTTGCAAAGAATGCGGATTTAATGAAGCGCATCTTTGAAGATAGCCGGGAGGAGCTGTTCCTATGA
- a CDS encoding DUF3408 domain-containing protein, with protein sequence MSKVYESDVDPDEFIRSFREESSQSTVKKENENKTETPARASDSKRKKVQSQPLPEEDEYLDTFVRNMEHMRPLCKYLMVDIHPDFIRKIKRVLSYETGPVCSTKAYINNVLAEHFRQYENFINKRQ encoded by the coding sequence ATGTCGAAGGTATATGAATCGGATGTAGATCCCGATGAGTTCATCCGCAGTTTCCGCGAGGAGTCCTCCCAGTCAACCGTGAAAAAAGAGAATGAGAATAAGACTGAAACACCGGCCAGAGCTTCGGACTCCAAACGTAAGAAAGTGCAATCACAACCTTTACCGGAAGAAGATGAATATCTGGATACTTTTGTAAGGAATATGGAACACATGCGCCCTTTATGCAAATATCTTATGGTTGACATCCATCCCGACTTTATCCGGAAAATCAAGCGTGTGTTGTCTTACGAAACAGGACCGGTATGTTCTACCAAAGCCTATATCAATAACGTGCTTGCCGAACATTTTCGGCAGTATGAAAACTTCATAAATAAACGACAATAG
- a CDS encoding ParA family protein, producing MKEPKFVAFSTQKGGAGKTTLTVTMASYLYYCMGLKIIVVDCDYPQYSINDMREREKMLLELSPAFKKTFSDTLLRTKLKPFPVLVCPPEEAMKKVRDLIEEGEDVDIVFFDLPGTVNNRGVVNVVNCMDMVVVPIAADNVVLESSLAFALKLQEWLTTGRSQIKGLYMLWNMMDAREKTDLYDRYEKLFEELGLATLRTKVPDTKKYRREGSETLERAVFRSTVMPPDKTLLKGTRLTELADEILKILKD from the coding sequence ATGAAAGAACCCAAATTCGTGGCTTTCTCCACTCAGAAAGGTGGAGCTGGCAAAACAACCCTTACAGTAACGATGGCAAGTTACCTTTACTACTGCATGGGCTTGAAGATTATCGTTGTTGACTGCGACTATCCGCAGTACAGCATAAACGATATGCGTGAAAGGGAGAAGATGTTGCTGGAATTAAGTCCGGCATTCAAAAAGACCTTCTCCGACACCCTGCTCCGTACAAAGCTCAAGCCATTTCCTGTTCTTGTATGCCCTCCAGAAGAGGCGATGAAGAAAGTAAGGGATTTGATAGAGGAAGGCGAAGATGTTGACATCGTATTCTTCGACTTGCCCGGAACGGTCAACAACCGTGGCGTAGTGAATGTGGTGAACTGCATGGATATGGTGGTCGTTCCCATCGCCGCCGACAATGTTGTCCTTGAAAGCTCGCTCGCCTTCGCTCTCAAATTACAGGAATGGCTCACGACAGGCCGCTCTCAGATTAAAGGGCTTTATATGCTCTGGAATATGATGGATGCCCGTGAGAAAACAGACTTATACGACCGCTATGAGAAGTTATTTGAAGAGTTGGGACTGGCAACACTTCGGACAAAAGTACCGGATACAAAAAAGTATCGCCGTGAGGGTTCGGAAACCCTTGAAAGGGCGGTTTTTCGCTCCACGGTCATGCCTCCGGACAAGACGCTGCTTAAAGGCACACGTCTCACTGAACTTGCGGATGAGATTCTCAAAATCCTCAAAGACTAA
- the mobB gene encoding conjugal transfer protein MobB, translating into MVAKISVGSSLYGALSYNGEKINKEEGRVLCTNKIYVPPDGKIGISEMVEDFKNYMPKTGRTKKPVLHISLNPHPDDVLSDSDLANIAREYLDKLGFGEQPYIIYKHTDIERHHIHIVTVNVDEQGKRLNMDFIHRRSKKATTEIEEKYNLHKAERQRLEPDTPLKKVDYNAGDVKRQVANTVKLIMSRYSFQTMGEYNAVLSLYGLTSEETNGMVNGREYHGIVYSALDENGRKVGNPFKASRLGKFSSLNAVHEKINRSEQNITHEAVAKTRRRVAQSLNESHSKEEFIAALKERNIDLVLRYTDEGRIYGATFIDHDTHTVLNGSRLGREYAANALNERFSGDNEVSRTPVIVEPTNPDNETNQEQQTSTNSAPTQQHQDSGNDYDYSLPSLDLFQLNPTVDADEEDFKRRMKQKKKRGQRPKF; encoded by the coding sequence ATGGTCGCAAAAATCTCAGTAGGCAGCAGTCTGTACGGCGCACTCTCATACAACGGAGAGAAAATCAACAAGGAGGAGGGTCGAGTCCTTTGTACCAATAAAATTTATGTGCCACCTGACGGAAAAATCGGCATCTCGGAAATGGTGGAGGATTTCAAAAACTACATGCCGAAGACCGGACGCACAAAGAAGCCGGTTCTCCATATCTCCCTCAATCCACATCCAGATGATGTGTTATCGGATTCTGACCTCGCCAACATTGCCCGAGAGTATCTTGACAAACTCGGATTCGGTGAGCAACCCTACATAATTTATAAGCACACCGATATAGAACGCCACCATATCCATATAGTGACGGTCAATGTCGATGAACAGGGAAAGCGGCTCAACATGGATTTTATCCATCGGCGTAGCAAGAAAGCGACTACCGAGATTGAGGAGAAATACAATCTCCATAAGGCCGAGCGTCAACGTCTGGAACCGGATACTCCATTAAAGAAAGTTGACTATAATGCCGGTGATGTAAAGCGTCAGGTTGCCAACACCGTCAAGCTCATAATGAGCCGTTACTCATTTCAGACAATGGGAGAATACAACGCTGTGTTGTCGCTCTATGGTTTGACCTCAGAAGAGACCAACGGCATGGTCAATGGCAGGGAGTATCATGGGATAGTTTATTCCGCACTGGATGAAAACGGTAGAAAGGTTGGCAACCCGTTCAAGGCTTCACGCCTCGGTAAGTTCTCAAGCCTTAATGCAGTCCACGAGAAAATCAACCGTTCCGAACAGAATATAACTCATGAGGCAGTGGCAAAGACAAGAAGGCGAGTTGCTCAGTCCCTGAATGAATCTCACAGTAAGGAAGAATTTATTGCTGCACTGAAAGAGCGCAATATCGACCTTGTATTGAGATATACCGATGAAGGACGAATCTATGGCGCAACCTTCATAGACCATGATACGCATACCGTACTGAATGGCTCTCGCCTTGGCAGGGAATATGCCGCCAATGCTCTTAATGAACGATTCTCCGGAGATAATGAGGTTAGCCGGACTCCTGTTATTGTTGAACCGACAAATCCGGATAATGAAACAAATCAAGAGCAGCAGACATCAACCAACTCGGCTCCTACTCAACAGCATCAGGATAGCGGTAATGACTATGATTACTCACTCCCCAGTCTTGATTTGTTTCAGCTTAACCCGACAGTTGACGCTGATGAGGAGGATTTCAAACGCCGCATGAAGCAGAAGAAGAAGCGCGGTCAACGACCGAAATTCTAA